From Girardinichthys multiradiatus isolate DD_20200921_A chromosome 19, DD_fGirMul_XY1, whole genome shotgun sequence:
ACAGATGTGTGGACACTTATGTTCTGATcagatgacttctgaaggcagttggttgcagcGGATTTTACTTTTGGGTATCAGGGTAAAGGGGGCTTAATACCAATGTACGCCACAGTTCTCGGATTATATTTATGGAAAAAATCTGCTAATCCCTATAAAACATTGTATCTTGGACATCATTTTCTAAGACATTGgtcagaaaatatatattttgttaatTGCCCTGATTACATCAGATTTAACATTTGATCAAGAATGGTGAAAATCTGATCATCAGCAtgttgttctccatccaacAATTGTTTCCATAGAGGAGAAATCCTTTGACTGTGATAAATGTGGAAAGACCTTCACTCAGAAGAAGCAACTCAAAAGCCACTACAGAGTTCACACAGGTAAGAACAAAACCCACAGAGCACAGTCATGCTTACTGTTGTAACTTTTCAGATGATTATATATTTTTCCGCTTGTTCTTTGACTGAAGGTAAATCTTTACCAGAATGTGCTCAGTGTCATCACAAGTTTATGGATGCAGCTCAACTGAAGAAGCACCTCAGAACTCACACGGGTAAAAAACCCAAACAATATCGGAAACTAAGCGGCATTATTTACAGCATATCTGTGATATTTGGAAACGTTGTTtccacaggtgagaagcctttcaCTTGTGAGATTTGTGGCAAATGTTTCACAGCCAAGAGCACACTGCAGACACACATCCGAATTCACAGGTGAGGAATAAACGTTGTTCCTGATTTATCTCAAGTTGACAGCGATTACACTCTGCAACTATAATAACTGTGACAACCTGCCCTTTAAGCTCTGTTTTTGCTCGAATTTACCTGACTGTTCAGCTGCAGGATGTATGGTTCTGTTCATCCGCCAGCTCTATTGCCAATATAGAAATTATTTACACGTCTGTTCAGCTAAAAGGGTTTTCATAACAGGGTGATGTTAAAACGTCTGACCTAAACTGAggtaaaaacaacatatttcttaattttgatattgtatttttttggtCACTTATGGTTGTTGTTTACATGGTCATTCTAAGACCATGTAGAGTTATTTTGCTTatgtatgtgtttttctttttcaacttGCCTGTATTGTTTCTGTTTGCATGTCTATATAAGTTGAAAATGATTaataaagtgccttgcaaatgcaTTTATTCCCCCAGAACAATGCAGTCTGATaactgtggtgtgcatttgtatttaactcCCTTTTACACTGACACCCAGAAATCAAATCCAGTGGAAGCAGCTGCCTTGTGATCAGAGTCCACCTGTGAGTTATGTAATTTCAGAATTTCAGGTCATGAAAGTATCATGAAAACcaatgaacacagcagacaggtcaggcaaAAAGCTGCTTTACTTATTTAGCAACACCGAAACTGTAAAATATGTCAGTGAGCacagtccatcatccaaaacTAAAGAGTGTTGAACAACTGCAAACTTCCCAAGAAACTCTGTAGAATTTGAGTAAAGAGGGaaataattcagccatttgattcaggtggtTTGAACGTGCGACGCATCCGAAGGTTGCAGGACACCGACTCTCGAGGACTAGAGTTTGACACTCCtggtttaggtcaaagcatattcctttgttagaatggcccagtcaaagtccagacctaaatctaacttcaaatctgtggcaagactttaaaAATGATGTACTGATCTTCTCCATCCAAcctaactgagcttgagctattttacaagaAGAATTGGCACTATATTAGACCGGTTGTGAGCAATGCATCATGTAATCTATTTTAAATGCAGTATTCCTGATGAAACCATTTTTATGTTCTTGTTTAGAGGTGAGAAGCCATACAAATGTAACATCtgtgagaagcctttctcagACCCCAGTGCGAGGCGACGCCACATCGCCTCTCACTCTGGGAAGAAACCGTTCACCTGCTCCTTCTGCAGCCTTTCATTTACCCGGCTGGACAACCTGAAAACACACACCAAATCTCACAACAAGGAGAGACCTGTCGCAGCAGAGGCCTCATCAGCCGCAGCGCAGGAGGAGACGCAGAACGTCTTACGGCTGCAGCAGTACCAGCCAGCCCTCAGCTCTGAGCAGGAGATCCAGCTGGTGGTGGCTGAGGGTGTGAACAACCTTAACTTTGTTCCAAGTCAGGATCAGGAGATCCGCCTCATCGCTGCAGATGGAGGAACGGCACAGTCGGCCCACTCCAGGCTCACACTCCTCACCCAGCCGTCAGGACAGATACAGAACCTGGCGCTGGTCTCTCAGGGTGATACTGCGGCCCAGACGCCACAGATTCATTCCATCAGCATGCTGCAGAGCCACCAGTCAGAGCAGATGCATGTCATCACCCTGAGTAAAGAAGCCATGGACCACCTGCAGGCCAACCATGGCCCTCCACATCCTCTCCAGATAGCCCGTCCCATTCAGGTGACGCAGCAGCCGCTGCAGCATCTGGCCGTCGCTCAGGAAAGTTCGCAGGGGTTAGTGAGTGGGCAGCAGCACAGCCAGGCCATCCACATCAGCAGCCAGGTTAGCCAGCCTATCTCCATCAGCCAGACCAGCGAGCAGATCTCCAGCCACCACATCCAGGGACAGACGTTCCAAATCCAGGCTGGAACTGTGTCCTACCTGTACACCACTGGCCTCCCCCAGGACAGCTGAGAGGGCTGCATGCTCCAAAACAAGGATCTGAAGATACTGAAGCCAAACTGATGCTGCTGCTATTGTACCTTTTAGTTATGGATGGAGACATAAAGCTTAACGTGTAAATTGTCAATatcttgcaaaaaaaaagtagttctgtacattgtttattttttaatgaattaaaaaaaacattcttactTTTTAACTCATTCTTCACTGATAACGTGGAGAAAGCTAATATATGAGAAGATTATTATGTCATCTGACCAGTTCTGCCTTAACACACATTtgagatgaaaaatgaaatattattttgcccTACGACTTAAAATGTTATATCTTTTAAGTTGTGAATATGCAGATGTTTTATCAGCTAAAGGCAGGTATTTTGTATATTGTCAAGGGGCTGCTCTTGGTTTGCTTATAATATGCAGGCTCTGTCAGTTCCTCAGTTGTAAACATGCAGCATGCTCTGAGggcaaataaatgtattaaaacagTGATGTTAGCATCAGTGGAGTATGGTGGTAGAACTTAGCATAAAGCTTGTATGGAAAAATTTACACTTGTAAGAAAAGTATCATATGTTGGGGTGGGTGATATGGACTTGAAACTTAAGGATTTGTTTGTGTTATCTATtgtgataataataaaaattacaataaaaaactatttacacctttgcagtgttttttaAGACAACTGTATGGCCGTGACGCCATATCACAGTAATCATAgccccacacacacaaataccGCCTGTTTTTAAATGGACTTCTTCAGAACATCAGTTACATAAAGACGTGTTACGAAATTTAGATAAAACCAAATTTATGCTATTTGGAAAACAAGATAAATATAGAAGTAAATAtatgtaataataatgtaaatatTGAAAGTAAATGAAACGAAGGACGGAGGATATAAATTAAATCCATGATAGAACGACTAAAAAATATGTGCATTTTAATAGTAGGAGTTAAATTATGGAACAGAAGAATTGAAACAAAGAacatataaaatacaaattttaaatacataaaaggATGGAGAGGAGCAGTTTAAACTTGTATGGTaaaggaaatgtttaaaaatataagagtccttagttttcttttgtttttatttctctgtttaaaataaattgtgttatttggataaacataatttattgattttttgaCTGATAGAAATTGTGTTTGGGTATCTTATGTCTGTTTTTAAtcgttttttattattattgtttttctttaaatgaagaATAATGTGTAAAGTAAGTTACAGATGAAAGGAAGGGAGTAGGGTCAAATAAGTTTATACTTCTGCCTACCTCCGTGTCAAACCAATGGTCATGTAAATATGTATCATGTtgtacaaacaaataaacaaacaagcaTGTGATTTTTATCACTAAAATGTACACACTAACAgtatttaatcatattttcaaatttattggTACACTGTATTGATGCTTTCATTGAAAGAACACTGGtgaaaataggaaaaataatTCCTACAATATAGTcattttttcaggttttataggtggtggaggagtataaatacctcggtgttcacctggacaacagactagagtggagatgcaactttgaagccatctacaagaagggacagagcagactgtacttcttgaggaagcttaggtcctttggtgtttgcagcaagatgctgcatatcttctataagtctgttgtggaaagtgtgatctcttctgc
This genomic window contains:
- the zbtb24 gene encoding zinc finger and BTB domain-containing protein 24, whose product is MSQKETALLPCIISLRSDEHKQSILSKFDNLRKKDLLCDITLVVEDVHFKAHKALLAASSEYFSLMFSAEQHVPRSTYRLDGMAAKMFGAVLEFIYNAQVSVEESSMEQLLATAHRVKVSELVDALTELTDSTMKSIKNEEKSERAEAADLSKRKRGRPKKNVGGPCENPDKIQPAQGEPAKDKMDYNSGSDQRRHSKRKIRTPVKYKGYRIGSDGAGSKEPGKRGCKRKYPNTEARCEDCGKVFKHHLFLKIHQRTHTGEKPFHCSVCGRSFTQKHTLLAHQRIHTGEKPFVCSICSKALSTKHSLQEHMNLHEEEKSFDCDKCGKTFTQKKQLKSHYRVHTGKSLPECAQCHHKFMDAAQLKKHLRTHTGEKPFTCEICGKCFTAKSTLQTHIRIHRGEKPYKCNICEKPFSDPSARRRHIASHSGKKPFTCSFCSLSFTRLDNLKTHTKSHNKERPVAAEASSAAAQEETQNVLRLQQYQPALSSEQEIQLVVAEGVNNLNFVPSQDQEIRLIAADGGTAQSAHSRLTLLTQPSGQIQNLALVSQGDTAAQTPQIHSISMLQSHQSEQMHVITLSKEAMDHLQANHGPPHPLQIARPIQVTQQPLQHLAVAQESSQGLVSGQQHSQAIHISSQVSQPISISQTSEQISSHHIQGQTFQIQAGTVSYLYTTGLPQDS